A region of Saccharomyces kudriavzevii IFO 1802 strain IFO1802 genome assembly, chromosome: 14 DNA encodes the following proteins:
- the SKDI14G1360 gene encoding uncharacterized protein (similar to Saccharomyces cerevisiae YNL190W; ancestral locus Anc_2.62), whose protein sequence is MKFSSVTAIALATVATVATAKKGEHDFTTTLTLSSDGSLTTTTSTHTTHKYGKFNKTSKSKTPNHTSTHKYGKFNKTSKSKTPNHTSTHKYGKFNKTSKSKTPNHTGTHKYGKFNKTSKSKTPNHTGTHKYGKFNKTSKSKTPNHTGTHKYGKFNKTKHDTTTYGINEKARKNNAPAGPSNFNSIKLFGVTAGSAAVAGALLLL, encoded by the coding sequence ATGAAGTTCTCCTCCGTTACAGCTATTGCTCTAGCCACTGTTGCCACTGTTGCTACTGCCAAGAAGGGTGAACATGATTTTACTACCACCTTAACTTTGTCTTCGGATGGCAGCTTGACCACTACCACTTCTACTCATACTACTCACAAGTACGGTAAGTTCAACAAGACCTCTAAGTCCAAAACTCCAAACCATACCAGTACTCACAAGTATGGTAAGTTCAACAAGACCTCCAAATCTAAAACTCCAAACCATACAAGTACTCACAAGTATGGTAAGTTTAACAAGACCTCTAAGTCCAAAACCCCAAATCATACCGGTACTCACAAGTATGGTAAGTTCAACAAGACCTCTAAGTCCAAAACTCCAAATCATACCGGTACTCACAAGTATGGTAAGTTCAACAAGACCTCCAAGTCCAAGACTCCAAACCATACCGGTACTCACAAGTATGGTAAGTTCAATAAAACCAAACATGACACCACCACCTACGGCATTAACGAAAAGGCCCGTAAGAACAATGCTCCCGCTGGCCCATCTAATTTCAATTCCATAAAACTTTTTGGTGTTACCGCTGGTAGTGCTGCCGTAGCCGGTGctttattattgttataa
- the KAR1 gene encoding Kar1p (similar to Saccharomyces cerevisiae KAR1 (YNL188W); ancestral locus Anc_2.64): protein MNVTSPKDEIHRFSKKKGFNTGRARFQKLSGRPQDINVPEDRDSIVSSNTTTIMTDDASDYNGGRRSHGKSTDSDSDGENNITIKKNNSNHRNTGINPFYSESAISRRYTQFKQKEIEPTFADNESVRYSSDEDKVKSDEVDNIENELQFTPRIKEPGMLRSILLKQRTAPSARSSILKEPQVNFKPTTNNKRPSQRKSSAALRKQLGKPLPLPYLNDTNGSTTFALDRKEGVFTDEVVQKKKELIESKLHRLLLHDKKMVEEKLEGLREYERRRMPSQGNGISSLQQDNSFKISTPTKSYVSLEGTSLPCIPGIKTPINVLGDKGKKEAKNDVLQFQWQRDPLQKLQSEIEMHTEKLDKILKLLKDDAKSVGEIEVGNDRNVALGQGNDERWWKSVMMNFRESGNIIKAYKEYFLWTICILILLYCNIYVYYKL, encoded by the coding sequence ATGAATGTAACTTCTCCAAAAGATGAGATTCATAGATTCtctaagaaaaaaggatttAATACAGGTAGGGCACGATTTCAGAAATTGAGTGGGCGTCCGCAGGACATAAATGTGCCCGAAGATCGCGATTCAATCGTCTCAAGTAATACGACTACAATAATGACGGATGATGCGTCCGATTATAATGGCGGCAGGAGATCGCATGGCAAAAGCACTGATTCTGACAGTGACGGGGAAAACAATATTACcataaaaaagaacaactCCAATCATAGAAACACTGGAATTAATCCATTCTATAGTGAGTCAGCTATTAGCCGGCGGTATACGCAgttcaaacaaaaagagaTTGAACCAACGTTTGCAGATAATGAAAGCGTGAGGTATTCATCGGATGAGGACAAAGTGAAGAGTGACGAAGTGGATAATATAGAGAATGAACTTCAGTTCACACCGAGAATTAAAGAACCCGGTATGCTCCGTTCAATTTTGCTGAAACAAAGAACTGCTCCCAGTGCGCGAAGTtccattttgaaagaaccaCAGGTTAATTTCAAACCGACCACGAACAATAAGAGACCTTCGCAGAGGAAATCTAGCGCGGCACTTCGAAAACAACTAGGAAAACCGCTACCGCTGCCGTACTTGAATGATACTAATGGCAGTACCACCTTTGCATTAgatagaaaagaaggagtGTTTACAGACGAAGTggttcaaaagaagaaagaactGATTGAATCGAAATTGCATAGACTTCTTTTACACGACAAGAAAATGGTAGAAGAAAAGCTAGAAGGGTTGAGAGAATATGAGCGGAGAAGAATGCCGTCACAAGGGAATGGCATCTCTAGTCTTCAACAAgacaattctttcaaaatatcaactCCGACAAAGTCATACGTTTCTTTAGAGGGCACTTCCTTGCCTTGTATTCCCGGTATAAAGACTCCCATTAATGTTCTAGGAGATaaggggaaaaaagaagcgAAAAACGACGTGCTACAGTTCCAATGGCAGCGGGATCCGTTACAAAAGCTACAGTCTGAGATTGAAATGCACACTGAGAAACTTGATAAGATATTAAAGTTGCTCAAAGATGACGCCAAGTCAGTGGGAGAAATTGAAGTGGGAAATGATCGCAATGTAGCTCTTGGACAGGGAAACGACGAGAGGTGGTGGAAGAGcgtgatgatgaattttaGAGAATCAGGAAATATTATCAAGGCATATAAAGAATATTTCTTATGGACAATTTGTATTTTAATATTGTTGTACTGCAACATATATGTGTATTATAAACTTTAA
- the SWT21 gene encoding Swt21p (similar to Saccharomyces cerevisiae SWT21 (YNL187W); ancestral locus Anc_2.66), which produces MAKRVLCQDIFWSCDGTSFVSVHSDFGIRQYLVPEEVDTCKRKKTLLLPFSRFFRNQSIVSCALDPFYSLYDGTSGGITNDKIVIAAKNFPLQLYSIMDGKCVASYETTNEANEEYETAYSVKIDAEAHIYTGSHRNKVAVYDMHRREVVWTYRSTKKASKGGQTIISCFEDHPAGSHPPRGTLLCGSYANEVFQVDCRHKRLERMNHAGKAASGIVQILTSDNGRYIYVVRRNSDAISVYDRRVLQREVNMLALPFRIRHDSAKYKACMDSIYGLSMGTPWGTVLNWSRDLVEFGGVSSHRAAEKQTSVSIPPESEWYIHTDSDVPAMAVLKNCPGDPDLLALAHGGTISLGRLGG; this is translated from the coding sequence ATGGCAAAAAGGGTATTATGTCAAGATATCTTCTGGTCATGTGACGGCACCTCGTTTGTTTCTGTGCACAGTGATTTTGGCATTAGGCAGTATTTGGTGccagaagaagttgatacatgcaagagaaagaaaacctTGTTGCTACCCTTCAGCAGGTTTTTCAGGAACCAATCTATCGTTTCGTGTGCGCTTGACCCATTCTACTCGCTTTACGACGGAACATCCGGCGGAATAACTAATGACAAGATCGTGATTGCCGCCAAAAACTTTCCCTTGCAACTGTATTCCATAATGGACGGAAAGTGCGTTGCAAGCTACGAAACTACGAACGAAGCAAATGAAGAATACGAGACTGCGTACAGCGTGAAAATCGATGCCGAAGCGCACATATATACCGGATCGCACCGAAACAAAGTGGCTGTGTATGACATGCACCGGCGGGAAGTCGTATGGACATACCGGAGCACCAAGAAAGCAAGCAAGGGCGGACAAACCATCATATCGTGCTTTGAAGACCATCCAGCAGGAAGCCATCCGCCAAGAGGCACCTTGCTGTGTGGCAGTTATGCAAATGAAGTATTTCAAGTAGACTGTCGCCACAAAAGGCTAGAGAGAATGAACCATGCCGGCAAAGCAGCCAGTGGAATTGTGCAAATTCTCACAAGCGACAACGGGCGCTACATATATGTTGTCAGACGCAACAGCGACGCAATTAGTGTTTATGACCGGCGGGTTTTACAGCGCGAAGTAAACATGCTAGCGCTACCCTTTCGGATCCGCCATGACTCTGCTAAGTATAAAGCATGTATGGATTCGATTTATGGGCTAAGTATGGGCACGCCGTGGGGGACAGTACTGAATTGGAGTCGTGACCTTGTTGAATTTGGAGGAGTCTCCTCACACCGGGCCGCGGAAAAACAGACTTCTGTCTCCATACCGCCGGAGTCTGAGTGGTACATTCATACTGATTCCGATGTTCCTGCGATGGCGGTTTTAAAGAATTGTCCCGGAGATCCCGACCTCTTGGCGTTAGCTCACGGGGGCACCATCTCATTAGGCAGGCTCGGCGGCTAA
- the SRP1 gene encoding karyopherin alpha (similar to Saccharomyces cerevisiae SRP1 (YNL189W); ancestral locus Anc_2.63) — translation MDNGTDSSTSKFVPEYRRTNFKNKGRFSADELRRRRDTQQVELRKAKRDEALAKRRNFVPPTDGADSDEEDESSISADQQFYSQLQQELPQMTQQLNSDDMQEQLSATVKFRQILSREHRPPIDIVIQAGVVPRLVEFMRENQPEMLQLEAAWALTNIASGTSAQTKVVVDADAVPLFIQLLYTGSVEVKEQAIWALGNVAGDSTDYRDYVLQCNAMEPILGLFNSNKPSLIRTATWTLSNLCRGKKPQPDWSVVSQALPTLAKLIYSMDTETLVDACWAISYLSDGPQEAIQAVIDVRIPKRLVELLSHESTLVQTPALRAVGNIVTGNDLQTQVVINAGVLSALRLLLNSPKENIKKEACWTISNITAGNTEQIQAVIDANLIPPLVKLLEVAEYKTKKEACWAISNASSGGLQRPDIIRYLVSQGCIKPLCDLLEIADNRIIEVTLDALENILKMGEADKEARGLNINENADFIEKAGGMEKIFNCQQNENDKIYEKAYKIIETYFGEEEDAVDESMAPQNAGNTFGFGSNVNQQFNFN, via the coding sequence ATGGATAATGGCACAGATTCTTCCACTAGCAAGTTTGTTCCAGAATATAGGCGTACAAActttaaaaataaaggtAGATTCTCTGCAGATGAACTTCGTCGTCGTAGAGATACACAACAAGTCGAATTAAGAAAAGCGAAGAGGGATGAAGCCTTAGCCAAGAGAAGAAACTTTGTTCCACCAACTGATGGTGCTGATtccgatgaagaagatgaaagcTCCATTTCTGCAGACCAACAATTTTACAGCCAGTTGCAACAAGAATTACCACAAATGACCCAACAACTTAACTCCGATGATATGCAAGAGCAACTGAGCGCAACCGTCAAATTCAGACAAATTTTGTCCAGAGAACATCGCCCTCCGATCGATATCGTCATTCAAGCTGGTGTGGTTCCAAGATTGGTAGAATTTATGCGCGAAAACCAACCAGAAATGCTACAACTGGAAGCCGCTTGGGCCTTGACTAATATCGCATCAGGTACATCTGCTCAAACAAAAGTAGTTGTTGATGCTGATGCTGTACCACTTTTCATCCAACTATTATATACCGGCTCCGTTGAAGTTAAAGAACAAGCCATTTGGGCTTTGGGTAATGTTGCTGGTGACTCTACTGATTACAGAGACTACGTTCTACAATGCAATGCCATGGAGCCAATTCTAGGTCTTTTTAATTCCAATAAACCATCTTTGATCAGAACCGCAACCTGGACTTTATCCAATTTATGTAGAGGTAAAAAACCTCAACCGGATTGGTCCGTAGTGTCGCAAGCCTTACCAACCTTAGCAAAACTGATCTATTCGATGGATACTGAGACTCTAGTCGATGCTTGTTGGGCCATCTCCTATTTGTCCGACGGTCCACAAGAAGCCATTCAAGCTGTAATCGATGTTAGAATTCCAAAAAGATTGGTCGAATTACTAAGCCATGAATCCACTTTAGTCCAGACTCCTGCTTTAAGAGCTGTAGGAAACATAGTTACTGGTAATGATCTACAGACTCAAGTGGTTATAAATGCTGGTGTCCTATCTGCTTTGAGACTTTTACTAAACtcaccaaaagaaaatatcaaaaaagaagcgTGTTGGACCATTTCTAATATTACAGCTGGTAATACCGAACAAATTCAGGCGGTCATCGATGCGAACTTAATTCCTCCATTAGTTAAATTGTTGGAAGTTGCAGAATATAAAACTAAGAAAGAAGCTTGTTGGGCCATTTCTAATGCCTCTTCGGGCGGTTTACAAAGGCCGGACATCATCAGATACTTAGTGTCACAGGGTTGTATAAAACCACTATGTGATTTGCTGGAAATCGCTGACAACAGGATAATCGAAGTTACCTTGGATGCTCTTGAGAATATCCTAAAGATGGGTGAAGCTGACAAAGAGGCCCGTGGTTTgaatattaatgaaaatgcTGATTTCATCGAAAAGGCTGGTGGTATGGAAAAGATTTTTAACTGTCAACAAAACGAAAACGATAAGATTTATGAAAAAGCATATAAGATTATTGAAACTTATTTcggtgaagaagaagatgctGTTGATGAATCAATGGCTCCACAAAATGCCGGTAATACTTTCGGTTTTGGCTCTAATGTTAATCAACAGTTTAATTTTAACTAA